The Podospora pseudopauciseta strain CBS 411.78 mitochondrion, complete sequence, whole genome shotgun sequence sequence TTAATATCTTTCATAGATTATATTTCAGAAATTATAGCTAATATAATAGATAGAAATACTCTAAAGATGGGTGGTACTGATTCAGATTCTAACCCGTTAAGTCATGTTTATGAGTTTGCTAGTAAATCTTCTAAACCAAAAGAGGTAGAAAAAGCAATCCCAAATTTACCTGAAAATGTTCCTAAATACACCGGTAAAATTGTAAAACCGGTACCTAATAATTTATTAGAAAAAAGAGGGCTATCATCTATGTCGGTTGAAATGCCATCTAATACTACAAATCCTTCTGATATAGAAAGGTTAAATAATTTATTGGAGGATATAAAAAAATCTTTAGAGTTATATGATAATCAATCTCTAAAATTTAGAAAACATATATCTGAGGTCAATAATAATGATCCAAATTGTGTTTATGATCCTAGATCTAAAGAATTATTCAAGGATTATATTAAATTAGTTGATCTTTTAAAAGATCAACAAAAAGATATGGGGAATAAAATTATAAATGAATTAAAAAATATTGACCCCAATATAAAACATAAATATTTTAAATAATATTTATATATATTGTATGTCGTTTGGCTTACTTTATTCATTTTAGGTCGATGAGTATTGTGTACGAAGTCAGCATGACTATAAATCTACCTACTTACCAGACGCAAGCAGAACTTGCACCATACTAGGCTGGGGGCGCTATATGTAGAAATGCGAAATCGACTAAAGGCAGGAATGCCCATTTGGTCATGGTCTGCGACACGGCTAAATATAATAAGAAATATAGTGATTTTTTAGAAAAGTTAACTTAGGGTAAAATATATTAAAAAGATAAAAATTTGGAATAATATGGAGAAAAATTAAAGGAATGAGCGATCGGTAAATAATATTATATTAAATAATTAATTCTAAATTGCTAACTTACAAGTTTCTAAATACCCCTTTTTTGTAGAAATATATTTACAACATTTAGTTTAAATTAATCCATATTAATAAAAAAATTACATAAAGATCCTAGGATCTTTCTGGAAGGCGCAAGCTTTAAATTTATATAAATATATTTAATAAGGCGCGAGCTCATATGTTTGCATACTACTGCTACATAGACGGCTGCTATACTTAATTAGTGATATGTTGTGCTTTTTTTTATTTAAGGCGCAAGCTTTATATTTAAGCTAAATATTTTAAGCACTGGCTTAAAAGCGAACTGCTGAGTGGAGCTTGCGCCTCCAAGTACATTATTGTAGGCGCAAGCTCCACTCATGACATTTTTTGGAGCTTGTTATAATAAACTTATATTAGAATAGATAGATCAGGTTTTTAAATTAAATTTACATAAAAAAGATATATGAATACTTTATTTAATACTGTTAATTTTTGAAGATATAATAGTAGTCCTCTAACTCAATTTGAAATAAAAGATCTAATAAGCATTGATACTCCTATTTTAGGGAATTTACATATTTCTATCACTAATATAGGGTTTTATTTAACAATGGGGGCTTTTTTTTTATTAATTATAAATTTATTAAGTACAAATTACAATAAATTAATTGGTAATAGCTGATCCATAAGTCAAGAATCTTTATATGCAACTCTTCATAGTATCGTAGTAAATCAAATAAATCCTAAAAATGGTCAAATATATTTTCCTTTTATTTATGCTTTATTTATATTTATTTTAATAAATAATTTAATTGGGATGGTACCATATAGCTTTGCTTCTACAAGCCATTTTGTTTTAACATTTGCTCTTAGTTTTACTATAGTTTTAGGTGCAACTATTTTAGGGTTCCAAAAACATGGATTAGAATTTTTTTCTTTATTAGTACCAGCTGGTTGTCCTCTAGGATTACTTCCTTTATTAGTATTAATAGAGTTTATCTCATACCTTGCGAGAAATATATCTTTAGGTCTTAGATTAGCTGCAAACATAAAAAAATGAGATTAGGTGCCTCATTTTGTTGTGTTAAAGAGCCAAACTCCAGGGAAGCCCTAAAGCTCTAATAACTAAAGATAAGAGGGAAACTTCTTACCTGGCCTCATTAATGATTGAGGGTATAGTAATATAATTAGAGATTCTAGTAATAGAAATGGGTGATCGTGGATCTAAATCAGTAATATTTTAAAAGATTATTGTAAAAGAGCAACGAGTAGACGGTTCTTCCATTAGTTTAAACTAATGGTAAGGTGTACTCTAGTCGCCAGGAAAGCTGGTTCTTAGGAGAAACTAAGTAACCTAAGATTAAAGATATCACAATAGCCTATCCTTATTTTATAATATTTAACCCCCTTTGTTTTATTCCCTCTAGGGGCTTCGCCACCTACAAGAATAATAATAAAGAATTGAGGCGCAAGCTCGGAAAATAAAGAAAGAAAATAACTACACTATCGTGTGTAGATTTATATAATCTTTCGATTATTTTCTCCGTAGTCACCATGAAAAGTCTATACTGTGACACTTTACAGAAAGGATAAAGTATATAAATACCTCTATATAGGGGGGACAAAGTTTATATATACCTTTAAAGAAAGGATAAAGTTGTGAACGACTTATATTATCTTTGGTTAAAAATTCAACTAAGAGATCTGTCTTATCAGATTATTTTCACGTATATAATGTGAGATCGCGTAGCATAATTTTTCAATATAAAAATTATACCTTCTCTACGAATTGTTCCAGACCTATTGGCGTAAGGATGTTTTCAACTTCAAAAAGTGACAATTCCTCTTCCGCTCTAGCTATTTTCTCTGATGCGGACATAGATAAACTAAATATTCTTAAATATGTTAAAGGTAAATCTGGAATTTATATGTGAACTAACAAATTGAATGGTAAGAAATATGTAGGGAGTTCTGTGGATTTAAGACGTAGGCTTTCGGAGTATTACAATATAAACAGAATACTAAACGAAAAAAGTATGCCTATTAACGTAGCATTATTAAAGTATGGCTACACTAATTTTACTTTAACTATCTTAGAAATTTGCGATAAGGATAGTCTAATGTCTAGAGAAAAACACTTTTTTGAAGTATACTCCCCCGAGTATAATATATTAAAAATACCCGGAAGCCCTTCTCGAGGATCTGGATGAAGACATTCTGAAGCTACAATAGAGAGTATGCGTATAGCCGCATCTAAGACATTCAAATCTCCGGAATTTTTAACTAAATTATCTAAAGGTCAATCTAGTGGTATCGAAGTTGAGGTAACTGATTTGGAAACAAATACTACTACTACTTATCATGCCATTAGAGCTGCGGCTCGAGCTTTAGATATAGATAAGAGATATATTGAACATTACATTTACTTGAAACAAAATAAACCCGTTTTAGGTAGATATACTTTTAAATTAAACTTAAACTCAGATGAGGAAAGTAGAAATTTAATTCACAAAAAGGTTCAGAAAACCTCTATGAAAGTAGAGGTTACTAACGTTGACACTAAAGAAGTTACAGTATATTCTTCTATTTCTGCTGCTGCGAAAGCATTAGGTTATCGTCAGCCCAGTTTATCTTTATACTTAAAAGAAAATAGAAGTAAACCTTTTAAAGGAAAATATTTATTCAAATTAGTAGACTAGAATACTGTGGTGTGTGTTAATAAATAGCCTAATATAAGGATGAATTTGTTGAACGACTTTCAGGTCATATGCTGTTACATATTTTAGCAGGTTTTACTTATAATATAATGACATCGGGTATTATATTCTTTTTCCTGGGTTTAATTCCTTTAGCCTTCATTATTGCTTTTTCTGGATTAGAGTTAGGTATTGCCTTTATACAGGCTCAAGTTTTTGTAGTATTAACAAGTGGATATATAAAAGACGCACTTGATCTACATTAAAATAAAATGCGGCAAAAGTTTTTTAGTTTTTTTTTTTTAGAGTTTGCATAGCTTGCGCACCCGTAGCTTTAAAACTTTATAATTTTTGTTTTTACCTGAAATGTTTTAGTTTATTACCTCCTGTATTATTTATATATGTGCGCATTAACACATACTTGGGTATACCAATTTGATTATACCTAAGTATTGCCTTCTTATTTCTTTATTTTCTTTAGTGCTTGCATAGCTTGCGCACCCATAGTATACAAATAGGTGTAAGTAGTTATGGCAAATAAGGATCATGCGTATAGGCCGTTTGTTATTTTTAATTAAGTAAATTAAAGGCACAAGCTCCTCCTATTCCAAGTTTTAGTTGGCTTGCATACTTACGAAGTCGTCTGCTTACGCTATAAAAAAAATTTTTTTATTATAAACTCTGTATAAAAATGGTAATACAGAGTTTATATATATATAATAAAAACTAAGCCCGGGTAGTTTAAAGGTAAAACCTTAATTTCATACGTTAAAGATGAGAATTCGATTTTCTCCCCAGGTTACTACTTATTTTGTAGGGCTAGGCATATGAATTTGCGTCCTATGTCGAGCTTTACATATAGTGCCCACAGTAACTACTTTTATCTAATACTTTAAAATCAAAATCAGAAGGTACTGAACCTAATACTTTTTTTACATCGGGAAAATTTATAGGATCACGAAAATTGTCGGAAAATATTTCTAATGTTTCTTCATTAAAACAACCCTTATTTTGAGTAGTACGGATATTTTTCCTTATATCCTCATATAATTTCAATAGGTATTTATCATCAGAGTATATTTTAACATAAGTTAATTTTAATAGATTAACAAGACATTCCATTTTATTAGCTGGTATAGCTAAACAATCATGGGTTGTGTATATATTTTTAACATCAGTTGATTCTTTAAAATAAAAGTCTAATAATAAAGCTAGAGAAGCTGCATCTAATGAGTGCACTAAATTAGGCATAAAAGCTGTAACTTGTTTATCTGAATTGAATTTAGCTTTATTTAGAACTCTCAGAGAGAATTTCTTATTAGAATGGTTGAAAGGTTTTATCCTTACCTCATCACGTATCATATAGCTTTGTTTTACAACTAAACCTGATGGTAATGTCCATATGATGAGAATCTCTAATAAAGTACAAACTTTAGCTACTTGGTTTAAATACTGAACTAAAAGTTCTAATTTATGAAATCTTTCGTATAGTACTTTTCTTAACCCTTTACCCAATATCGTAAAATCTCTACGTTTTAGACGTATACTAGGATTAGCTTTATAGATAAACCATTATTCTGTACTATCATCTAATACAAATCCATCTTTTATATAGTTAATAAGAGAGAAGCTACTAGCATTATAGGGTATTGTCATAATAGCTTTTTTAATAATATCCCTAATAATCTTCATATCAATTAATTTAATATACGAATCTCTCTTCTAGAAGGCGCAAGCTCTAAATTTTTATTTTCTGAAAGCTCTGTTTTTAAATAATCGATAAAACAAAAACTACGAATGAATAAAAATCTTTAGGTTTATCATCCCAAGTAGATTCATTTAAATTTAATTCTTGACCTAATTTTGAGTCTAAACTTAATAAAGATAAATGCTGAAATCCATTACATGTAGCATCCATTTGGATAGGTAGATATGTCTCAAATCAACTAATATCATGATTATCTAGGCATTTTAAGTATCTATTATACTCTATACAAAAAGCTAAAAAAAATTTTTTATTTTTAGCTTGTTTAATCAATATACCATTACCATAATTTTTTATATTATTTATATTTGGAGCTTGCGCCCTACTCATTTTATTCTATCATTTGCTGGTAATTTATCTAAACCAAAGCTAGATCTTCCATATATTTTTAAATAATTTAAGGCGGTAATATTTTTTTTAGACATTTTATCAAGTTTACTAAACAATAATAAAGCTTTAGCTAAATCTTTTGATTGATAATGTAAATATTCTGGAAGACAGTTTATTCTACCTCTAAAATCCGCATTAACAGGTATAAAAAAATTCAGGTACATTTCTAAATATTTCAGCTAATCCTAGTATATTTTCTTGAAGTTCTTTTTTACTTAAGGCGCAAGCTCTAACTATCTAATTATACCTTTTCTTTTTTAGTTAACTTAGATTTTTCGAGTAAAGTATGAATATAACTAGAATCTATCAATTCTTTTTCGAAATAATCACTATCATATAATTCAATAAAATCTAAGACCTCTGTGTTAATTTTATATTATACCGAACTTAAATTATTTACTATATCATATATTATATTAATATCTAGGATTTAACTTCTCTCACGAACATTTCACTTTTGTTTTACAATATCCATATTAAAACGTACATCATTAATTAAATAACCTCCATTTACTCTATTTGTATAAGGTTTAGGCTTTACTATCATAGGAATTCTTTTTGGTAAAACAAGTACTGACCCAATTTTAGGTAATACCTTTAAAACCTTGTTAGTAGGTTTTCAAACAATTGATTTTTCTTTATATCCTAATGTTATAGTTTCCATTTCTAATAAATCCGCCTCTTTTGTAAAAATTGATATTTTTTGTCCTAATGAAAATTGAAATATATTATTTAAAAGTTTTTCTACTAAATCCTTATTATCCCAAATTCAACTAGATAAATAGTAATACTTTTGTTCCTCTAGACTTAATTTAATTTTAGTATTAATAAATTCCATATAAAAAAGTTATTTACTAGTTATTCTCCCATTTCAAAAGCTACAGTTGAAGTGTTATTTGAGTTGTCTAACCTTTTTAGAATGATAAGATAATATTCATCATTTTTTTCTTTTTTTTTTAAGTTTAGTCATAAAATGATTAGGATAATCATTATGAAAATTATTAATTGTAGTAATTAAAGTAGGTTTGACTTTAATAAATATCTCAGCTAATTTAGGGTTAAAAACAGAATAGTCTATAATTCCAAGGTTTTTTGATTTTAGTTTTTCTTTAAAACCAGTGTAAGCAAATGAAGATAATAATTCTTCTAACATCATTTGTGTTTCTTCATTAATAGGGTGATTAAGAAGAACACTAGTTAAGTTTTTAAATATAAAAGTATTAGCTTTAAAACTTTTTTTTAGATTTTTACCATTCATATCCTCAACATTTGTACTATATAATCTATAAGTTATTGATGTTGCACCACACGAAAGAAGAAGTGAAAGAGAAAAAGCTCTAAAACCATTGCTTAAGTTTAAGCATGTACGACCAAAAGAAAAATTGAATAAGTTATTATGGGTAATACCACGTCTTTGTATTGTGATTAGATGTAATATTGAAGGACCACGCAATAGTGGTGAATGTTTTCAAACCCCTCTATTTTTATTTTTGTATAAATTTATACCTTTTAGACAAAATCAGTTAAGCCCTTGGTGAGGCAAGTGGTACAAATAGTTTTTTTTAGAGCTCACACCCTTAAAAAAAAACTATGGTACTTAATCTGAAATCGAAGGGTCAGCGATTAAATATTATTTTTATGAAAAATTACATACGGAATATATGTAGTCCACTTTAAGTAAATTTTAATTATCTAATGAAACTAAAAGTGTACCTTTCATAAGGTACTGCGAGAGTATTTACGTATAAATACGAACCTTTTTTTTTAGATTTGGATTTAGTATATAAGTACTTGGGTATTATACACTAAATATTTATTAGGGGTTGTTTTTATCAGAAAATAACCACAAATTTTTAAAAAATTTGTGAGGGTATACAAAGCTAAAATCCATGATTTTCAATTTTCTACTGCTTTAGAGAAAAATTCAAAAATTGGATCTTTAGAGATGATATACTACTCTCTATATATGTCCCAAATTACAAGTTGAAATCCTACTCTTCTCGCTTTAATATATAATATTAGCGAGCTCTATAGATTTAAAGGAAGGAGACTATTGTTATTAAATGGCTAGTTATTCCTCTTAATTATGCAATAGGAGGTACAGGGTAGTGTGGACACATATGCTCCATTCTTGTTTTATTTATTCCTATATCCTGTTAAATTATTATATAAATTTTAA is a genomic window containing:
- the atp6 gene encoding ATP synthase F0 subunit a is translated as MNTLFNTVNFWRYNSSPLTQFEIKDLISIDTPILGNLHISITNIGFYLTMGAFFLLIINLLSTNYNKLIGNSWSISQESLYATLHSIVVNQINPKNGQIYFPFIYALFIFILINNLIGMVPYSFASTSHFVLTFALSFTIVLGATILGFQKHGLEFFSLLVPAGCPLGLLPLLVLIEFISYLARNISLGLRLAANILSGHMLLHILAGFTYNIMTSGIIFFFLGLIPLAFIIAFSGLELGIAFIQAQVFVVLTSGYIKDALDLH